Below is a window of Colias croceus chromosome 15, ilColCroc2.1 DNA.
GACAAATGTCCAAGCATGTTCTCCTATCTACAGCATTGATAGAAGTTTTTAATCCTATTAATAAGCAGGTAGAAAAGGTTCGCGCTCTCTTGGATTGTGGCAGCCAGTCTTCATTTATCACTAAATCCCTGCAACGAAGAATGTCACTAAGAACTTGCCCAATGCAGGCATTAAATGTCATTGGGATTGGTAATAATTCTTCTAACACAGTGTACGAAAGCTGTCTCACTCAAATAAAATCTCTAAATAGCAACTACAGCGTTACTCTTTCGTGTCTTGTTCTCAACGAATTGACGGGCCGCTTACCTAAGACCCCAGTTGATATTCAAGCTCTCAAAATACCTAATTCTCTTACTTTGGCGGACCCTGAGTTCTACAAGCCAGCTCCGATTGAAGTTTTAATTGGAGCAGATATCTTCTGGGACATTCTAAACAGCGAACAGCTTTCTTTAGGTCCTAATAATCCTAAATTGCAAAATTCTAAATTCGGCTGGATAATAGCTGGCCCaatcaacaattattttagtaaagaAACTATTCATTGCAATCATTCCAGAATTGCAAACCCTACATCTAACGAAATTCACAAAATGCTCACAAAATTCTGGGAGCTTGAAGAGCTACCCCAAAAAACTGTTCGAAGTCAAAATGACATTGCATGCGAAAAACACTTTCTAAATACCACCACTCGCTTAGAAAGCGGCAGGTTCTGTGTGAAGTTACCCCTAAAGGACTCACCTGACTGCCTCGGCGATTCATACTCTCAAGCTAAAAAACGATTCCTAAATCTTGAGAAAAGATTTAGACGAAATAAAGAACTAAAATCGAAATACGTTGAATTCATTCGTGAATACGCTGATATGGGCCATCTATCTGAATCACCTACTCCTATTCCAAATCcatcatattttttgtgtcaCCATGCTGTCATAAAGGAGAATAGTGAATCTACCAAACTCCGAGTAGTGTTCGATGGCTCAGCCCCCACAACCTCTGGCTTCTCTGTCAATGACATCCTCATGGTAGGCCCAAATATTCAAGACTCTCTTTTCTCCATTTTAGTGAGAGCTCGGCaacataaattcattttgacAGGTGACATTGCCAAAATGTACCGTCAGGTTCAAATTGAGAGTTCAGATCAAAATTTGCAGCTCATATTATGGAGAGAAGATGAGTCTCAGCCTATCAAAACTCTGCGATTGATTACTGTCACTTACGGTACCGCAAGTGCCAGTTACTTGAGCACGAGATGTCTTTGGCAGGTTGGACAGGAATGTGGGGAcgaaataatcaaaaatatcattcagCACGACTTTTATGTCGATGATCTAATCACCGGCTGTGATGATGAAGATCAACTTAAATACATTCAAAATTCAGTTTCAAACGCTCTAAATTCAGCTTGTTTTCCTCTACGAAAGTATAAAACTAATTCAAAAAACTTGTTCCAAAATTTACACGAAATTAATACAGAACATTTGACAATCAGTGAGTCGTCGAGCACTCTCGGATTTTGTTGGGATCCATCGAAGGACGCTTTTAGTTTTCCTATCGAAATTCCACTTCATAGTGACAAAATCACAAAGAGACTTATCCTCTCAAGTTCATTTCGAATCTTCCATCCTTTAGGTCTTTTGAGCCCGTGCATTATTCAACCAAAGATTTTGCATTAATCAATGTCCATACAGCCGTCGAAtctgaaattaattttgattttaaaaaatattctaaatttacaaaacttCAAAGAACTTTTAGTTACATTTTACGATTTTTACACAAttctaaaaacaaaataaaaataataaacttaccaacattttatcaattgacgaattaaataattcctttaattttatttgcatgcTGTCCCAAAAACAAACTTTTAAGTACTTATGAATTTGATAAGTTGTCAAATAGTAAACCTTTAAGcccaaattcaaatattttatcgttatctccatttttttatcatcAGGCGAATCTTATAAGAGTCGGTGGCAGGCTCAGTTCATctgaatataaatttgaaaagaaGCATCCCATTCTTCTAAATTCAACGCATCATGTGACGAAGCTTCTATTTGAACGCGAACACGTTCGATCTCTGCATGCAGGACTGCAACTTCTGTTGTCGATTATCCGCGAGTCTGTTTGTAGAGCCTGTCAATGGCAGAAAACTAGCTAGGCGCGTAGTCAAAAACTGCGTTAGCTGCACACGTCTTCGTGGTCAGACCTATAATCCAAAAATGGCTGACTTACCTGCAAATCGCGTCAACGTTGACTTTCCCTTCAAGTCTGTTGGAGTAGACTATGCGGGCCCTTTCTTCATTCTAAATCGTAAAGGACGCGGTGCTAGAGTAGTTAAGTGCTACTTATGTCTGTTTGTGTGTTTGCGCTTCAAATGCATTCACTTAGAGGTCCTATCTGATTTGACAAAAGACGCTTATATTATGACACTTCGCAGATTTGTGGCACGCCGTGGAAAGCCAACCGAAATGTTTTCCGACAACGGTAAAAATTTTGTTGCTGCCGCGAAagaattaaatagttttctaaAGGCTAATCAAGAACCTCTGTCTGAGTTTGCTGCTCAGGAgggaataaaattttcttttatccCCGCTTACGCTCCTCACTTTGGTGGAATATGGGAGGCCGGGGTTAAGTCCGCTAAACATCATATAAAGCGAGTCATGGGCAATACCCATCTTACATTTGAAGAACTTTCGACATTGTTTGCTCAAGTAGAGGCTATTCTCAATAGCCGTCCTCTATGTCCCATGTCATCTTCCCCGAATGACTTCCTATCCTTGTCCCCAGGGCACTTTTTAATTGGAAGACCATTGAATGCACTACCGGCTCCTTCATTGGATGACGCTAAAGAGAGCTCCCTAGATAGATATGGCAGACTTGAACAAATCCGCCAACACTTCTGGAAGAGATGGCAGAAGGAGTATATCTCAAAAATGCAACTACGAACCAAATGGAAGGTTgacaaatcaaaaataaacatcgGAGACCTCGTACTGCTTCAAGAGGATAATTCTCCACCACTTTGTTGGCGCATGGGGCGTATCGTTCGATTATTCCATGGAACAGACGGCGTTTGTCGAGTTGCGGACGTCGAAACTACAAGAGGCTGCGTTCGAAGACCTTTGGTTCGACTATGTCCTCTGCCCACTTCTGAAGACCTTCAAGCTTGAAAATCTACGCTTTTCACCGGGGGGAGGATTATGTCTACGcctgttaatttataatagcaATCGCGCACCCACCATCAtagattatcatttttatttttattttattatatcgggtagaatgtattttttccacTTATCTAAAATCTTTGTACAAAGGTGTGTCGGTCtcgaaaataaattgttttaaacgGAATATTGAGTTTCCCTAAAGAAATTCCAGTTCCCAAGCCTAAAGCGGGAACAAATggttagtttaattttatattatgtatactgaGTATGGGATACAAAGCCGTGGGCGCCGGAGCGCTGGTGTAAGCGAGGTTGCCGCGTGATCGCCGAAGTGCTATTGTTCGCGATGTtgccgtttggtcgctggaGTTCTGGTTTTAGCGAGGTTGCATATACATATTGTATCAACCATGCACAATAGCTTGAATAATAAACTATCTGTTTGTAAACCATGCCACATCACATTGATATAATTGTACACCTACAATTAGATAATTAGACTATTGTAACTTAATTTGAACACATTTTACAGGAGCAAAAGACAGCAAAGCACAGCCAGTGCTTGATGTAACAAAAGTGGAATTGCCCTCCGGTGATTCTGTTGGGGGCCCCATACTAGATATGTGCTGGGATCCcacaggaaaatatctggTCTTACAGTTTGAAGAGTCCCACATTATAGCTGTGTTCTGCACTACACAGATGATGATGCAGCTCAATGTTACTCCTTGGTAAGccttttaaaaaataccaaatatttatttatttacttatgctttattgtacatacatacCAGGGCAAACAAACTTagactataattttatacattaataaCACACGGGCACATATGCACGATAAGGCAGCCTTATTGCTCAAGAGCAAATAGTTGCAAATAGTAGCAAATAGTtcttctattttaaattaaaaccttTTTAGGATGAGCTCTTTAAACCTATGCAACTTCATATTtacttaaaagtaatatttgtacattcttgcaaaatatttattgccgCAGCATATTAGCCTCTCTGCCAATAAAAAGCAGCAGATAAAcgttatctacagcttacgtcaatctcatacattcgtagtctattctattgaacactacgctaacagaaagccacttggctaggggggctggaTAAAAAAAGGTCTATCCAACATAAAAATAGCTTTTCACATTGAATCAGTAGTTCACGAGATTAGTGCATTCAACAAAACAAatcagctttataatgttagtatAGATTGTACAATTGATATATTGTAAAAGTGTAGTGAGTTcatattatagaaatttttgtgtaatatttattgtcttttattatttgttaaactAAAATGCAATTTTTCTTTACAGTTGCTTAATAAACGGCATAGACAACGAAGTGCCATCGACCATCGCGTTCCAACAGAATTTCAAAGATGGCGCCTGTCTCACTATAGCGTGGTCGAGCGGCAGAGTACAACACTTTCCTATAGTTTATACGGACTcttattgattaaattaaagatGGAAAATGGACCTAATGAGtggatttttatttgtatcggGTGTAAAATCCTCATGTTTGTGTTTTTTGTGagaaaaaatggtaaaaagtttaaaaaaaaattgtcgcGCAAATTACTGGAatagataattttgtatttatttgtaatcttatttatttattaattaaaagttcaTTTGAGATAActattcatttaaaacaaaatttctgAATGTTTCTGTTTATCTgtattaatttgatattttgtatcTGTGACTCTCGTTTTTTATTGAAGATTTTActgtaatattaagtataattttttaataaaaacgtattttttgtatgtgacttgaattaataaaaaaaaaactggtCACTGGGCCACCTACAAATGTTTGAAGGCAGgtttgatattaatatttttattgttgattgtttaactaaatttatttttgaacttcTTAAGGCGCGTTgacagtaaaatttcaagatcgcgtcatggcataACTgccacgtcatggagtaaggcgacgattttggtatctgaatcttgccaaagaagtttcacttctgacacgtgtgctggGCACAAATGCTCTTTTATGGTATGTGGAGTGAAAAcgaatattttcttgtgaatCAAACAATTGTATAATGTGAAagattttgtatatttttgtaagattcaataatatttagttatgTTGAAAGAAATAAATGGACTGATACAATACTCTAATCgtcttttattataatgctaTCAAAAAATGGCGTCGTCCTAGTAACGTTGAAAATTGTATAGTTTTTATCAAACTTCTTGCGTGTGCTTATAATTtctcttaaattatttttatggtttaTGCGTCTTGAATTTCTTAATTTCAAAGAGTTTTTGATTTCATCATCTAGTTTTAACTGCACTTTCACATAAATGtcgttttctttatttatatcaataagGTATCCGCTTCGCCTTCCTCTATATTTTCCATTGCAGAATCTGAATATAAGGCAAATCCTTCCCAAAACATCTCTTTCCAAATTATCCAAATCAACCTTTAAGTTAACATTAATATCAGCTTCTATAGGAGTTGCTTTTCTTTCACTAACTGTCttcaattcattatttatagttGTTTTTACGTTATTTCTGACCTCTGCTATTGTAGATTTAACATATTTAGATAATGCCTTTATATTTGCTtctttcattttattctcATCTAACTGAACGGATTGTGTTTGCTTCACAAATATGTCTATTATATTCTTTCCTACGATACCACAGCTCCCATTTATAGCATTAACTATAGATTGCTTTTCTAAATCATTATCTGTATCTCTTAAATACATTTCTGCATAATTTCTAACAACACTAACAACTGTTTcatttagaaaattataaaattcaaacataaaactttttagttCATTAGAACATATTGCGAATTGTTGACAGTTATGTCTGTTTAAATCTGTTTCTGAGTCGTAAACTAAATTCTGATGTTTTCTGTATGTTGGTTTGTCCACATACACgcatttaatgttatattgatCTGCTAACGAATCTACATCTTTGGTTATTAATGAgaaaaaggtttgtaatttatCTAGAAAAGATATTGTTTCTTCAAACTGTTGCGGATTAGTGGtaggtttaaatttatttacgtaattttctCTTAGATTTTTCCACTGTCGGAACCACATTTGATTGATAACGTGTGATGTACGTAAGATCGTGCTTTTAGTATCATTTTCATATCCGCTCTTCCAACTGCACTGACTGCCAATTAATTTTGCTATGAGCTGATCTAATGTCTTCATCACAAGAAGCTGTGTTTTATCAGAAATAGCTTCTCTATCTAAAGCTCTCTGAATTTTGTCTctgacttttttatatttgtttacattATCTTTAAGAGGTTTGCTTTTTTCTCTTAGTCCTTTTTTATTGATGTGTTCCTTTTTGGGTATAAATTCTATTATAGTGGTCTCATCTTTTCCTTCAAGTGTCAGATTATTTTCTGTCTCCATAGTTATAACATCATTATCTTGGAGAAAGGGTTTCAGCtcttctattttattattaattacgatTTTAACAAGCGATTCAGCATCTGGATTAATAAATGGATCGGCCACATTGTCCCTAAACACATTATATTCTGAagaattgttatttgttatttcttCTCGAAATGTACATTTtactaatgtttttaatataagaaaCAATGTAACTGTAATCAAAACAGATTGTTGATTTAATGCTTTATGAGAAGAGCACtagaaaaattactttttaagttaaatactAATTTcactaggtaggtaggtactaagtaTATATCGTTTATGAAGGAATTAGAGAGGATATTAGAGATATAGATAGTTACTGCGAAATTAACGCGTACTATGTCGATATTATAAAGTGGGGGACGATATTATATGGGCTGATTACAAAGGAAACTAATTTCAAACCACGATTTACACAAGCTGTAAGTAGGACATGAATACATTACCTCTAAGAAAGCGTTTTGAAAAATGCATTACTCCGTATTCCTAAAGcagtaatttcatttttattaccttGTTTACTACACGAATGCTATTTCGAGCAACACatgcaatttaaaaattttattttcctgcaTTTGGTAAGGTATCAGTTTCATTGgcagtaaaacaaaaacacaatGTAAGCAACAGATTTTATTAACAACATATCTCATacaaattcatataaaaagtaCAGTTACCAAAAAAAGTTAATCccaaaaaatatatcgaaagaattttttggaTAAATCTTTGAATGTACACGCAAAGCTTGTTAAGCTTACAAACTAGTATTGCAACAATGGTATCACTCGCTTGTTagaaaacttaattttatattaaatattcgtATTAAATACTAGCACTCTCTGGCTTCGTAAACATAAGGCAGTAAATATATCCATATATCGTTATATAATTACTTCGTAAGtacatttttacattgttttgttAACGCTACTTTATAGCTACTTACTTAATCGAAAtagaatacaaaaataaaatggacAATTGAAATTTTTACGCCTTAGATTGTCCaaggtataaaaataagacagtaaattttttatattttattggagttcttcaacaaacaaaaatagtgCCTATTCAGATCTTATGTTAAGAAAATTTGATAACATACTTTGTTAAGCACTCATAATATTGTGAGCAATCacataaatatcttttattatCTACACACTATGAGCACCAGTTTCgaacaatatattaaatctTCGCTATACCTAATTCATGAgtacattattaaattcttttgTAGCTGAGcctttattaaaacaaaacttatcataattttttccCCCTACATTCAGTAATAAACTTTTTTGAAAGTATtcgtaagtataataatatatttcaatacattTCTAATTTCTCCGTGTCACGCTCTGCCTACTTCGTCTTAATTTGGAATATCTAAGCGTAGTCGACGACATACTTAGAACCTTCTAGAAACGAATACACGTCTAGTTTCctttaggtaaataataaaacactaaCAATAGCATTAAACCTATTCGAGTAAGTTAAGTTTGCTGTTAGTTTTGCGCAGTTGAGCTCTCCACGGGATAATTTTGGCGCTTTCTTCCTCCTCGACACCGTGCTTGTCGTTAGTTGTTGCGTGTCCTGggaaaaaataatctatttaaattttctggaTACAAAATTAGGAACAAATGCATTAAGTTAAGGGTGATACAACATTGTGCAAGATttcattgttaaaattttaaatatgaaaaggGGTCCTACATATTGCATTTTTAGGTAGTTACTAGCAGAATTTGCCAATATGTTCTGCTATTTAAATAGACAAGTGTAGTGTGAGATGATCTTTATCAGGTCCCATACTTGCGATagaaaatgataaaatgaAGTCCGTAAGACAAGCTTGTACTAAAGTACTAGTAACCCACATCAAATCACCACATCAACGTTCATTAGGTCGAAGTGCCTAGCTGCAATCCTATCAAATAACCAAAACAAGGGTCATTGAAGGCTTGAAGTGCCTGCAACCCCCACAACCCCATCAAATCATCAAAACAACGTTCAGTGGAAAGCATACACTTCAAGTGCCTACAACCGTTATTGCCTTATCAAATCATAACCTCATTCAAATCACCACAACAACGATCAGTGCAAAGAATAAGCTTTATGTGCGTGCACCCCTATAACCCTCACAACCCCCAACTCACCATTACAATGTTCAGTTGACAGTTTCATCTCCGACGGCGCACGAgcgggcggcggcggcgcgtCATAACACAGAGTTATGTTATCTATGGACACGGCTCGCCCGCCGCCCAGCGCGCGCCATCCCTCTCGCTCGCGCTCCCGCTCCCGTTCTCTCTCTCGCTCTGTGATGCCGTTGCTGTCTTCCACTTTCGGCGTGTATAGCGATTGCCTGGAAGATTGttaggtaaaataaataacaaaattttaataacaaggTTTAATAAGAGAtctatacgattttttttcctaGGAATGTTAAgctacaaattacaatataaatttaatttacatactGTATATAAAggatacataatttataggtaAATTTCTAAGTCAAtaaccaaaaatattttcacttattacgtaattattattattgatttatttaaactgCTAAATTCGAATCCAATCCAATTGCTTATTATGTGCAACGAGTTTGggaaatttatgtttatttattatttatgcacCCAAATTCAAATTCGATAACTAATCATCGAtctttattaatgtttatatccTACTTCCTACTATCGTAAACTGATATGCATCTGAATAAATCCTTTTAACTTACCGCAATCGATTCTCCGCCTCCTCCCTTCTTGCCAACAGCTGCCTCTTCCACGCAGGCACAGCCGCGGCTCTCCGTCTCTCCGCTTCGCCCGCGAGCTCTCTTTCCAGATCTCTCCGCGCTTTCTCCGCGGCTCTCCGCGCTAACATCTGCCGCTTCCACGCCGGTATCACATTGCCAGCCGCGTCGCGCTCTGGGACCTGTGGGCAACCCTTCCGTCGACCAGCCGTCGTATTGAGTGCACAAAGGACAGCGTTCACTAGTTATACCGGTCACTCACTTTCGCAGGACTACGCAAAACCACAAGTGTAGGACAATTGCGGTTTTTACATTGATGGGTGCAAACATTCGTACGTTCAAATTGCGCGAATGTTTGCACGCAAGTGAGTGACCGGGGTAAAAGAACGATTGAACGAACTGTCCGACAAACACAGTTCGAAAACAGGTGGCGCTGTTTTGGAATTGTGTTGTCAGTTTAAAATgtgatatttcataaataaataaattactatacTATATATTACATGCTACTTATATACTTATTGTGTAATATAACATCTtcctattttaataaattcagtTCAGTAGTCAAACTTATGACCAAAGACTATGCAATCATCAACTTCAGAGCCGGCTAATCTCCACAATGACAAACCAACTCTGCATGAGATATATGAGGCTGCGAAAGAGCTCTCCCTATTCAATTACTCTTATAGTTCGACTGCTAGCTAATATCTTAATAGTTatcagtatatattataaccttTAGGGTTATAACTTATTAAAACtgtaatagtaataattatttaaattgttgtcGTCCTCTAACTTTATTAAAGaatcgtataaaataaagcGGATTGCTTTAAATCTGCTTATTCATTGAATTTCCAATCCTATATCATACCTAAAggatttcaattaaattggccataatattatagtctagACTAGAATATAACGTCTAGACTGCGTGTATAACCTTAGGTACACATAATTAAGACATTTGCTTCGATAACCAGCGTAATTCAATACC
It encodes the following:
- the LOC123697925 gene encoding uncharacterized protein LOC123697925, which codes for MADLPANRVNVDFPFKSVGVDYAGPFFILNRKGRGARVVKCYLCLFVCLRFKCIHLEVLSDLTKDAYIMTLRRFVARRGKPTEMFSDNGKNFVAAAKELNSFLKANQEPLSEFAAQEGIKFSFIPAYAPHFGGIWEAGVKSAKHHIKRVMGNTHLTFEELSTLFAQVEAILNSRPLCPMSSSPNDFLSLSPGHFLIGRPLNALPAPSLDDAKESSLDRYGRLEQIRQHFWKRWQKEYISKMQLRTKWKVDKSKINIGDLVLLQEDNSPPLCWRMGRIVRLFHGTDGVCRVADVETTRGCVRRPLVRLCPLPTSEDLQA
- the LOC123697923 gene encoding uncharacterized protein LOC123697923, with the translated sequence MHFSKRFLRVTLFLILKTLVKCTFREEITNNNSSEYNVFRDNVADPFINPDAESLVKIVINNKIEELKPFLQDNDVITMETENNLTLEGKDETTIIEFIPKKEHINKKGLREKSKPLKDNVNKYKKVRDKIQRALDREAISDKTQLLVMKTLDQLIAKLIGSQCSWKSGYENDTKSTILRTSHVINQMWFRQWKNLRENYVNKFKPTTNPQQFEETISFLDKLQTFFSLITKDVDSLADQYNIKCVYVDKPTYRKHQNLVYDSETDLNRHNCQQFAICSNELKSFMFEFYNFLNETVVSVVRNYAEMYLRDTDNDLEKQSIVNAINGSCGIVGKNIIDIFVKQTQSVQLDENKMKEANIKALSKYVKSTIAEVRNNVKTTINNELKTVSERKATPIEADINVNLKVDLDNLERDVLGRICLIFRFCNGKYRGRRSGYLIDINKENDIYVKVQLKLDDEIKNSLKLRNSRRINHKNNLREIISTRKKFDKNYTIFNVTRTTPFFDSIIIKDD